In the genome of Mycoplasmopsis pulmonis, one region contains:
- the leuS gene encoding leucine--tRNA ligase, translating into MYNHKEIEKKWQKIWDQSKAFKTGNKSDKKYYVLDMFPYPSGSGLHVGHPEGYTATDIIARFKRLKGFDVLHPMGWDAFGLPAEQYAISTGNNPNEFTQKNIATFKKQIKSLGLSYDFDKEVNTTDPKFYEQTQWIFKELYKKGLAVLADIDVNWCEELGTVLANEEVLIDKDGNKVSERGSFPVVKKKMRQWVLKITNYADKLLEGLEDLDWENSLKLLQKNWIGKSTGTKVKFALELLDESIEVFTTRIETIFGATFLTISPEHPLVEKIVTSENKEKVKDFIKEFEKLDDRQKADKNEKNGIFTGSYAINPFNQKKIPIWIGDFVLLSYGTGAIMSVPAHDKRDYEFANKYGLEIKQVIVSKENVELPYLESGHLINSSEFNGLSSKEAIEKLNQYVEKNNLGQVETFYKLRDWIFSRQRYWGEPFPVAFDDENNVYLIDGLVELPFMENIKPSKNGQSPLFNNKKWLYFEKDGKKLTRETNTMPQWAGSNWYYLAYILKNADGSYEKLDSEEAKKRFKKWLPVDLYIGGQEHAVLHLLYSRFWHRFLYDIGVVPTKEPFQKVVNQGMILGTDGQKMSKSRGNIINPSEIVDELGADTLRVYEMFMGPLTDDKDWQVESIKGIRKWLERVYRLFEMFFDGQKTIEKSNEDHLILSQYNKLIKEIENEVELLKFNTAISKLMVFVNLLYKVEKIPSWEILKNFALILSLFAPHIAEELLEKMNQKQVKDQIWPTYDPTYLESNLTKYVIQINGKVRAIVDFELDKTQEEVLAKAMQIEKIKTLLENKNIIKVIFVANKVLNLIVK; encoded by the coding sequence ATGTATAACCATAAAGAAATAGAAAAAAAGTGACAAAAAATTTGAGATCAAAGCAAAGCTTTTAAAACAGGAAATAAAAGCGATAAAAAATATTATGTTTTAGATATGTTCCCTTATCCTTCAGGATCAGGGCTTCACGTGGGTCATCCTGAAGGATACACAGCAACTGATATTATCGCTAGATTTAAAAGATTAAAAGGCTTTGATGTTTTACATCCAATGGGTTGAGATGCCTTTGGTCTTCCAGCTGAACAATATGCCATTAGCACAGGAAACAATCCCAATGAGTTTACTCAAAAAAATATTGCAACTTTTAAAAAGCAAATTAAATCACTTGGACTTTCATATGACTTTGACAAAGAAGTTAATACTACTGATCCAAAGTTTTATGAACAAACCCAATGAATTTTTAAAGAGCTTTATAAAAAAGGATTGGCAGTTTTAGCAGACATAGATGTAAACTGGTGTGAAGAGCTTGGTACTGTTCTTGCAAATGAAGAAGTTTTAATTGACAAAGATGGAAACAAAGTCTCTGAAAGAGGCTCTTTCCCCGTTGTCAAAAAAAAGATGAGACAGTGAGTTTTAAAAATAACTAATTATGCAGATAAACTTTTAGAAGGTCTTGAAGATTTAGATTGAGAAAATTCTCTAAAGCTTCTTCAAAAAAATTGAATAGGAAAATCAACTGGAACTAAAGTCAAATTTGCTCTAGAGCTTCTTGATGAAAGTATTGAAGTTTTTACAACAAGAATTGAAACAATTTTTGGAGCTACTTTTTTAACTATTTCTCCTGAACATCCTCTTGTAGAAAAAATTGTTACTAGCGAAAATAAAGAAAAAGTTAAAGACTTTATAAAAGAATTTGAAAAACTTGATGATAGACAAAAAGCTGATAAAAATGAAAAAAATGGAATCTTCACAGGTTCTTATGCCATTAATCCTTTTAACCAAAAAAAAATCCCAATTTGAATTGGTGATTTTGTACTACTTTCTTATGGAACTGGAGCTATTATGTCAGTTCCAGCTCATGATAAAAGAGATTATGAATTTGCAAATAAATATGGCTTAGAAATTAAACAAGTTATTGTTTCAAAAGAAAATGTAGAGCTGCCTTATCTTGAAAGCGGTCATTTAATTAATTCCTCTGAGTTTAATGGTCTTAGCTCAAAAGAGGCCATTGAAAAATTAAATCAATATGTTGAGAAAAACAATCTTGGACAAGTTGAGACTTTTTACAAATTAAGAGATTGAATTTTTTCAAGACAAAGATATTGAGGAGAGCCTTTTCCAGTTGCCTTTGATGATGAAAATAATGTTTATTTAATTGATGGCTTAGTTGAGCTTCCTTTTATGGAAAACATTAAGCCTTCAAAAAATGGTCAGTCTCCTCTTTTTAATAATAAAAAATGGCTTTATTTTGAAAAAGATGGGAAAAAACTAACTCGTGAGACAAACACCATGCCTCAATGAGCTGGTTCAAATTGATATTACCTAGCTTATATTTTAAAAAATGCTGATGGCTCATATGAAAAACTTGACTCAGAAGAGGCAAAAAAGAGATTTAAAAAATGGCTTCCAGTTGATTTATATATAGGTGGCCAAGAACATGCTGTTTTACATCTTTTATATTCAAGATTTTGACATCGATTTTTATATGACATAGGAGTAGTTCCTACTAAAGAACCTTTTCAAAAAGTTGTAAATCAAGGAATGATTTTAGGAACTGACGGCCAAAAAATGTCAAAATCTAGAGGTAACATTATTAACCCAAGTGAAATAGTTGATGAATTAGGAGCTGACACTCTTAGAGTCTATGAAATGTTTATGGGTCCACTAACAGATGACAAAGATTGACAAGTTGAGTCTATTAAAGGAATAAGAAAATGACTTGAAAGAGTTTATAGACTCTTTGAAATGTTTTTTGATGGACAAAAAACTATTGAAAAATCAAACGAGGATCATTTAATTTTAAGTCAATACAATAAGTTGATTAAAGAAATAGAAAACGAAGTTGAACTTTTAAAATTTAATACAGCCATTTCAAAATTAATGGTTTTTGTTAACTTGCTTTATAAAGTAGAAAAAATTCCTTCTTGAGAAATTTTAAAAAACTTTGCCCTTATTTTGTCTCTTTTTGCCCCTCATATTGCAGAAGAGCTTTTAGAAAAAATGAATCAAAAGCAAGTTAAAGATCAAATATGACCTACTTATGATCCAACTTATTTAGAAAGCAATCTCACAAAATATGTAATTCAAATTAACGGAAAAGTTAGAGCTATAGTTGATTTTGAACTAGACAAAACTCAAGAGGAAGTTTTAGCAAAAGCAATGCAAATTGAGAAAATAAAAACTTTATTAGAAAACAAAAATATTATAAAAGTTATTTTTGTAGCTAACAAAGTTTTAAACTTAATTGTTAAATAG
- the cmk gene encoding (d)CMP kinase, translated as MTKNINIAIDGPSGVGKSTIAKKLADHLNYVFINTGLFYRAIAFYKDKFNLTQDLLVKELKNIKINYVNEDQIFLNNQDIAPYLRDEKISEQASEISTILDIRNFINQIIIDTMKVKKGYVIEGRDTTFKLAPDAEVRIFLDASSPIRARRRVLQNSQLNTESNYEKILDNINKRDYSDRNREVDPLHVAQGVIAIVNDHMNIEETFEKILGLVNEAIDKK; from the coding sequence ATGACTAAAAATATCAATATTGCAATAGATGGTCCTAGTGGAGTAGGTAAAAGTACAATTGCAAAAAAACTAGCAGATCATCTTAACTATGTTTTTATCAATACTGGTCTTTTTTATCGTGCCATTGCTTTTTATAAAGATAAATTTAATTTAACTCAAGACTTGCTTGTAAAAGAACTTAAAAACATCAAAATCAATTATGTAAATGAAGATCAAATATTCTTAAATAACCAAGATATTGCTCCTTATTTAAGAGATGAAAAAATCTCTGAACAAGCTAGTGAAATTTCTACTATTTTAGATATTAGAAATTTTATTAACCAAATAATTATTGACACCATGAAAGTTAAAAAAGGTTATGTAATTGAAGGAAGAGATACCACCTTTAAATTAGCCCCCGATGCTGAGGTGAGAATTTTCTTAGATGCAAGCTCTCCTATAAGGGCAAGACGAAGAGTTTTACAAAATTCACAGTTAAATACTGAATCAAACTATGAGAAAATTCTTGATAACATCAACAAAAGAGACTATAGTGATAGAAATCGAGAAGTTGATCCTTTACATGTAGCTCAAGGGGTTATTGCCATTGTAAATGATCATATGAATATTGAAGAAACTTTTGAAAAAATTTTAGGACT